The Deinococcus taeanensis genome has a window encoding:
- a CDS encoding HpcH/HpaI aldolase/citrate lyase family protein, protein MSPTLLSDAALAGAGAGTPLGASLYAPATRPDLVALGTTRHPGLGSIIYCTEDAVREEDVGVALATLESALPQLVQQPGPRRFIRARNPAVLRALLAFDLRGIDGFVLPKIHDRNLGAYMTLLADRPALLVMPTLETREALSEHRMLLLRDLIFQEDWQGRVLCFRIGGNDLMSALGVRRAAGRTLYEGPLERVISMLIGVFKPHGFLLSSPVYEVFDDLATLAREVRQDLEYGLSGKTIIHPVQLATVLEGYRVTENDLAEAHAILAPDAPAVFKMNGRMCEPATHARWAHDIVRRAEQYGTLPAQSSEALHF, encoded by the coding sequence ATGAGCCCGACGCTGTTGTCTGACGCTGCCCTGGCGGGCGCCGGCGCCGGCACCCCCCTGGGCGCCAGCCTGTACGCCCCGGCCACCCGGCCTGACCTGGTGGCGCTGGGCACCACGCGCCATCCCGGGCTGGGCAGCATCATCTACTGCACCGAGGACGCCGTTCGCGAAGAGGACGTCGGTGTGGCGCTCGCCACGCTTGAATCGGCGCTGCCCCAGCTTGTTCAGCAGCCTGGCCCCCGGCGCTTCATCCGCGCCCGCAACCCGGCGGTGCTGCGCGCCCTGCTGGCGTTTGATCTGCGCGGTATTGACGGCTTCGTGCTGCCCAAAATTCATGACCGCAACCTCGGGGCGTACATGACGCTGCTCGCCGACCGGCCGGCGCTGCTGGTGATGCCCACCCTCGAGACCCGCGAGGCGCTGAGTGAGCACCGCATGCTGCTGCTGCGCGACCTGATTTTTCAGGAGGACTGGCAGGGGCGGGTGCTGTGCTTCCGCATTGGAGGCAACGACCTAATGAGTGCCCTGGGCGTACGCCGCGCCGCTGGCCGGACCCTGTACGAAGGACCACTGGAACGGGTGATCAGCATGCTGATCGGGGTGTTCAAACCGCACGGTTTTCTCCTGTCGAGCCCGGTGTACGAAGTCTTTGACGACCTGGCGACACTGGCGCGCGAAGTGCGGCAGGACCTGGAATATGGGCTGAGCGGCAAGACCATTATTCACCCCGTGCAGCTGGCCACGGTCCTCGAAGGCTACCGGGTGACCGAAAATGACCTCGCCGAGGCGCACGCCATCCTGGCGCCGGACGCACCGGCGGTGTTCAAGATGAATGGCCGGATGTGTGAACCAGCCACGCACGCCCGGTGGGCCCACGATATTGTGCGCCGCGCCGAGCAGTACGGGACGCTCCCGGCCCAGTCGAGTGAGGCGCTGCATTTCTAG
- a CDS encoding cysteine protease StiP domain-containing protein has translation MTPMPRVPLQSTFAPGDVEVLLQPGEVQLVSVAEKEALLRTGRSYGTLLTPEEAPGAIQLHAYRAALDRGAPHLGPLLAGLSRTLLSANAPAVYVSLARAGTPVGCVLRRLAGLAGRDVPHYTVSIIRGEGLDPVALQLIRRRHPDATLVFIDGWSGKGSIASTLRASVPADLRWRLAVLSDPAGVADHPATYEDLLLPHAALNATVSGLLSRSFTVARGELHGARLETALADFDVSRAYVDELTELARYAQPALPPLPGRRPVDPVTPVFQLAGQLGVLNPHHVKPSVGEATRVFLRRRPGHLLLRRPDHPDTLHLQALAAHQGVPVVVCPDLPYLAAALIHAGDAE, from the coding sequence TCGTGAGTGTCGCCGAGAAGGAGGCGCTCCTGCGCACCGGACGCAGTTACGGCACGCTCCTGACCCCGGAAGAGGCGCCCGGGGCCATTCAGCTGCACGCCTACCGGGCCGCGCTGGACCGCGGCGCTCCACACCTGGGCCCGCTGCTTGCCGGCCTCTCACGCACGCTGCTGTCGGCCAACGCCCCGGCCGTCTACGTGTCCCTGGCCCGCGCCGGAACGCCGGTGGGATGCGTCCTCAGGCGCCTCGCGGGCCTGGCCGGGCGCGACGTGCCGCATTACACCGTGAGCATTATTCGCGGTGAAGGCCTTGACCCGGTGGCGCTGCAGCTTATCCGCCGGCGTCATCCGGACGCGACCCTGGTGTTCATCGACGGCTGGAGCGGCAAAGGGTCCATCGCCAGCACCCTTCGGGCGTCCGTGCCGGCGGACCTGCGGTGGCGCCTGGCGGTCCTCAGCGATCCGGCGGGCGTGGCGGACCATCCGGCCACCTACGAGGACCTGCTGCTGCCTCACGCCGCCTTGAACGCCACCGTCAGCGGTCTGCTCAGCCGCAGCTTCACCGTGGCCCGGGGTGAACTGCACGGCGCCCGCCTGGAAACGGCCCTGGCGGATTTCGACGTGAGCCGGGCGTATGTGGACGAACTGACTGAACTGGCCCGGTACGCCCAGCCGGCGCTCCCACCGCTCCCGGGCCGCCGGCCGGTGGATCCTGTGACGCCTGTCTTCCAGCTCGCCGGGCAGCTGGGGGTCCTCAACCCGCATCACGTCAAGCCCAGCGTGGGTGAAGCGACCCGGGTGTTTCTGAGGCGCCGGCCCGGTCATCTGCTGCTGCGCCGCCCCGATCATCCGGATACCCTGCACCTGCAGGCGCTGGCCGCCCACCAGGGCGTGCCGGTGGTGGTGTGTCCTGATCTGCCGTACCTCGCTGCCGCCCTCATCCACGCTGGAGACGCCGAATGA